In a genomic window of Lycium ferocissimum isolate CSIRO_LF1 chromosome 9, AGI_CSIRO_Lferr_CH_V1, whole genome shotgun sequence:
- the LOC132069504 gene encoding F-box protein At3g07870-like: protein MDRQIKKHKFQSDQTPTIHGFYSLPQEIVLDISSRLPITSLVQFKFSCKLFYNFLHDKELVNQHLSRALETDPCIIIHVDYPLRNQLCFLEFSNHGREVVRKIRTPFPNPVPEFKVVGSCNGLLCIYDSLFNDALYVYNPFTRDYKQLPRSIEFEVQKLVFGFGFDPVTKEYKVIKIINYAKIYYNDPGRYIRFRVPFFGKSDVQVLSLDTSNRWRSVGEVVYRFDPSSQGIMLNGKMHWLTRFGKYNGRHDRLIVSFDLADDIFGEVPKVDFNVKPRIVQHHLAVLGDCLVVALALPHYKGGGFEIWVMREYNVKESWMKEFRVEAYTPSPNYVTQHVQPLVKVLCLMKNGELLLEYKGGNLVSYDPKNGIFRTLRFEGMPYLFKTFVHVGCLNWIETPRADL, encoded by the coding sequence ATGGATAGACAAATCAAGAAACACAAATTTCAATCTGATCAAACTCCCACCATACATGGATTTTATTCCCTACCTCAAGAAATTGTCCTTGACATATCTTCCCGGCTTCCCATAACATCTTTAGTCCAATTCAAGTTTTCTTGTAAATTATTTTACAACTTCTTACATGACAAAGAGCTTGTGAATCAGCACCTGTCTCGTGCACTAGAGACCGATCCTTGCATTATTATTCACGTGGATTACCCTTTAAGGAATCAGCtctgctttcttgaattttccaatcATGGTAGAGAAGTAGTGAGGAAAATCAGGACCCCTTTCCCAAACCCCGTGCCTGAATTTAAAGTGGTTGGTTCGTGTAATGGACTATTGTGCATATATGATTCTCTGTTTAATGATGCACTTTATGTGTACAATCCTTTTACAAGGGACTACAAACAGCTTCCTAGATCAATTGAATTCGAGGTGCAAAAATTGGTTTTTGGATTTGGTTTTGATCCTGTTACCAAAGAGTACAAGGTGATCAAGATTATAAATTATgccaaaatatattataatgaCCCCGGGCGTTATATTAGATTCAGAGTTCCTTTCTTTGGAAAATCAGATGTTCAAGTACTTAGTCTTGATACTAGCAACAGATGGAGGAGTGTTGGAGAAGTTGTTTATCGTTTTGATCCGAGTTCTCAAGGAATTATGTTAAACGGGAAAATGCATTGGTTGACTCGATTTGGTAAGTACAATGGACGTCATGATAGGCTTATCGTTTCATTTGATTTAGCCGACGACATATTTGGTGAAGTACCAAAAGTTGATTTTAATGTAAAGCCAAGAATTGTTCAACATCATCTAGCAGTTCTAGGAGATTGTCTTGTTGTTGCTCTAGCTTTACCTCACTATAAAGGGGGAGGATTTGAAATTTGGGTAATGAGAGAATACAATGTGAAAGAATCTTGGATGAAGGAGTTTAGAGTTGAGGCTTATACACCAAGTCCCAATTATGTAACACAACATGTGCAACCATTGGTGAAAGTTCTATGCTTGATGAAAAATGGAGAGCTTTTGCTTGAGTACAAAGGCGGAAATCTTGTTTCATATGATCCTAAAAATGGTATCTTTAGGACACTAAGGTTTGAGGGGATGCCTTATTTGTTTAAGACATTTGTTCATGTGGGGTGTCTTAATTGGATCGAGACCCCACGTGCAGATCTTTAG